A single region of the Changchengzhania lutea genome encodes:
- a CDS encoding peptidylprolyl isomerase, with product MRRLSFLCVFLLFLNCEDKQSDKKTVSKTDTSSVEKKISTKDSIKKPERKFPKLNSKNAMEFFLQYEKENKENTVRLTTDFGVIDIELFTKTKFHRANFIFLTKQKYFNGTQFYRVIDNFIVQAGNSDDRKTARKRAKIGKYLLPTDTKRGYTHERGVVSMPSSEIDNPYKLASPFEFFIIQQHGGAHFLDGDYTIFGKVISGMSVVDKIAAVKTDEADWPLRNIYIRKVEILN from the coding sequence ATGAGACGTTTATCCTTTTTATGTGTATTCCTTTTATTTCTGAATTGTGAAGATAAGCAATCTGATAAAAAAACGGTTTCTAAAACCGATACGTCATCTGTAGAAAAAAAGATATCCACTAAAGATTCCATTAAAAAACCAGAACGCAAATTTCCCAAGTTAAATTCTAAAAATGCTATGGAATTTTTTCTTCAGTATGAAAAAGAAAATAAAGAAAATACCGTACGCTTAACCACTGATTTTGGAGTTATTGATATTGAATTGTTCACTAAAACTAAATTCCATCGTGCTAATTTTATTTTTCTAACAAAACAGAAATACTTTAATGGCACCCAATTTTATCGGGTGATTGATAATTTTATTGTTCAGGCTGGAAATAGTGACGATAGAAAAACAGCACGCAAACGTGCCAAAATTGGAAAATACTTATTGCCCACAGACACTAAACGCGGTTACACGCATGAGCGCGGTGTTGTATCTATGCCCAGTAGCGAAATTGACAACCCCTACAAACTAGCATCTCCGTTTGAGTTTTTTATTATACAGCAGCATGGAGGCGCGCATTTTTTAGATGGTGATTATACTATTTTTGGAAAGGTAATAAGCGGAATGAGTGTTGTTGATAAAATAGCAGCCGTAAAAACAGATGAAGCCGACTGGCCCTTGCGCAATATTTATATTAGAAAAGTTGAGATTTTAAATTAA
- a CDS encoding trimeric intracellular cation channel family protein, with translation MFYTLDILGTIAFAISGVLVAFNKRMDLFGILIIAFVTAVGGGTLRDILIGETPVSWMKDMTFFYVVFISAIFAIIFRSKINYLRTSLFLFDTIGIGLYTVVGIEKGINAGLHPIVCIALGTMTASFGGVIRDILCNEIPVIFRKEIYATACIIGGIGYFVLRKLPIQDNWVFVIAGATVIIIRLLAVKFKIALPNIYRD, from the coding sequence ATGTTTTACACACTTGATATTTTAGGAACCATCGCTTTTGCCATTTCAGGTGTGTTGGTAGCATTTAATAAGCGCATGGATTTGTTCGGGATCTTAATTATTGCATTCGTAACAGCAGTTGGCGGTGGCACACTTAGAGATATACTTATTGGGGAAACTCCCGTAAGTTGGATGAAGGATATGACGTTCTTTTACGTTGTATTTATTTCAGCAATTTTCGCCATCATTTTCAGAAGTAAAATCAATTATTTGAGAACCTCTCTGTTCCTATTCGATACCATTGGCATCGGTTTATATACCGTGGTTGGTATTGAGAAGGGCATAAATGCAGGTTTACATCCTATTGTTTGTATTGCCTTGGGAACCATGACAGCCTCCTTTGGTGGTGTGATTAGGGATATTTTGTGTAATGAAATCCCAGTTATTTTCAGAAAAGAAATTTATGCCACAGCTTGTATAATTGGAGGTATTGGCTATTTTGTTTTACGAAAATTGCCTATTCAAGATAATTGGGTGTTTGTTATAGCTGGCGCAACAGTTATAATTATTAGACTGCTCGCAGTAAAATTCAAGATTGCACTGCCTAATATCTATAGAGATTAG
- a CDS encoding lysophospholipid acyltransferase family protein, with amino-acid sequence MGLFKKNPFGHILFVKKWLIRIFGLLTHRRFRGFNELQIDGSEIIKNLPETNVLFISNHQTYFADVVSMFHVFNASLSGRVDSIKNIGYIWDPKLNIYYVAAKETMKSGLLPKILAYMGSISIERTWRAEGKDVNRQVKMSDISSIGKALDDGWVITFPQGTTTPFKPIRKGTAHIIKRYKPVVVPIVIDGFRRSFDKKGLRIKKKNILQSFEIKEPLVIDYDNESTEDIVKRIEYAIEQHPSFLKVIPQKELEALEELNKQRRW; translated from the coding sequence ATGGGGTTATTTAAAAAAAATCCTTTCGGGCATATACTATTCGTAAAGAAATGGTTGATTAGAATTTTCGGACTTCTAACCCACAGAAGGTTTCGAGGGTTTAACGAACTCCAAATAGATGGCTCCGAGATAATTAAAAATCTTCCAGAAACTAATGTGTTGTTCATTTCTAACCATCAAACCTATTTTGCAGACGTGGTTTCTATGTTTCACGTATTTAATGCCAGCTTAAGTGGACGGGTAGATTCCATAAAAAACATTGGCTATATATGGGATCCGAAATTAAATATATATTATGTCGCTGCAAAAGAAACCATGAAGTCAGGCCTATTGCCAAAAATATTGGCTTACATGGGATCTATTAGTATAGAACGCACATGGCGAGCAGAAGGAAAAGATGTGAATCGCCAGGTGAAAATGAGTGATATTTCCAGTATTGGGAAAGCGCTGGATGATGGTTGGGTCATCACTTTTCCGCAAGGCACCACCACACCCTTTAAACCTATTAGAAAAGGTACAGCACATATTATTAAGCGCTACAAGCCTGTGGTAGTGCCTATTGTTATTGATGGTTTCAGACGTTCATTTGATAAAAAAGGATTGCGAATTAAGAAGAAAAACATTCTACAATCTTTTGAAATTAAGGAGCCATTGGTTATCGATTATGATAATGAAAGCACTGAAGATATTGTAAAACGCATTGAATATGCCATTGAACAGCATCCATCATTCTTAAAGGTCATTCCTCAAAAAGAATTGGAAGCTCTTGAAGAATTGAATAAACAACGGAGGTGGTAA
- a CDS encoding NUDIX hydrolase: protein MNFDDFLKSIAKIKNIQLPAEASQFKMVPPFRQTLLKRQQKMMKDVKRAGVMALFYPDNHGQTHFVLILRNTYNGVHSAQVAFPGGKLEPDDASLKDAAIRETYEEIGVPQRTIEVVKTLSEVYIPPSHFCVQPFLGVLQATPTFNKQDDEVEAIIEISLKHFLDEQNVITERISTSYSVEVEVPAFHLNNHVVWGATAMMLSEIKDLLNEAF, encoded by the coding sequence ATGAATTTTGATGATTTTTTAAAATCGATAGCTAAAATAAAAAATATCCAGCTACCAGCCGAAGCATCCCAGTTTAAAATGGTGCCTCCGTTTAGGCAAACCTTATTGAAACGCCAACAAAAAATGATGAAAGATGTTAAAAGAGCAGGTGTGATGGCCTTGTTTTATCCCGACAATCATGGGCAAACCCACTTTGTATTAATATTAAGAAACACGTATAATGGCGTGCATTCTGCGCAAGTGGCATTTCCCGGTGGCAAATTGGAGCCTGATGATGCGTCTCTAAAAGATGCCGCTATTAGAGAAACCTATGAAGAAATCGGTGTGCCGCAACGTACTATTGAAGTCGTTAAAACACTATCTGAAGTCTATATTCCTCCAAGTCATTTTTGTGTCCAACCCTTTTTAGGTGTTTTGCAGGCAACTCCCACTTTTAATAAGCAAGATGACGAGGTTGAAGCTATTATTGAAATTAGTTTGAAGCATTTTCTCGATGAGCAAAATGTAATCACAGAGCGTATTTCAACATCCTATAGTGTTGAGGTTGAAGTGCCTGCCTTTCATTTAAACAATCACGTGGTTTGGGGAGCCACAGCCATGATGCTTAGCGAAATTAAAGACTTATTGAATGAAGCATTCTAG